In Crinalium epipsammum PCC 9333, the following are encoded in one genomic region:
- a CDS encoding P-loop NTPase fold protein → MSIPVDRATTLKAAFRACDVGSLVGKDIQRYYVDLSKVRNSKSIKSVSTKLDFLEPGEFSTILFTGHRGCGKSTELPRIQHEWESQYRVIYLEADAELDILDAEYTDLYLVIIKKVADELSKLELKFDRKLLKNFESWFKEVTQETEETVEKSVSLDASFEGGFEIPFISKLLAKLLAQIKGSDKQKTTIRQTLQRDIARLKTDINLLLSDAFQKISRKYPQYSKGLLMVFDNLDRVPPHVGNHLFFDYAAQLQELNCTIIYTAPISVVYSEKNLSNAFDSPNIVSMVNIYEFSRNNCDLKCNQAGLAAIASLIEHRVDVDAVFEDRQLLLDLAKASGGHVRQLMQMTASSCLTAATSGNNKVTADDVIYAIKQEQFNFERIIPTDHYPELAQVCLEKDVRKDELGRTMMFNLSVFEYNGSSRWNYINPVVKESDAFQKALYTAQAAGSNT, encoded by the coding sequence ATGTCAATTCCTGTTGACCGTGCTACGACTCTTAAAGCTGCCTTTCGTGCTTGTGATGTAGGGTCACTCGTTGGTAAAGATATTCAACGATATTATGTGGATTTGTCAAAAGTCCGCAACTCAAAATCAATTAAAAGCGTTAGTACTAAATTAGATTTTCTAGAACCTGGAGAGTTTAGCACCATCTTGTTTACAGGACATCGCGGTTGTGGTAAAAGTACCGAACTGCCTCGAATTCAGCATGAATGGGAATCTCAATATCGTGTCATTTATTTAGAAGCGGATGCTGAACTAGATATTCTGGATGCTGAATATACTGATCTTTATTTAGTAATTATCAAAAAAGTTGCTGACGAACTTAGCAAGCTAGAGTTGAAATTTGATCGTAAGCTGCTCAAAAATTTTGAATCCTGGTTTAAAGAAGTTACTCAAGAAACCGAAGAAACCGTTGAAAAGTCGGTTAGTTTAGATGCTAGTTTTGAAGGTGGGTTTGAAATACCATTTATTTCTAAACTACTAGCCAAGCTTTTAGCTCAGATCAAAGGTTCAGATAAGCAAAAAACAACCATTAGGCAGACACTTCAGCGCGATATAGCAAGATTAAAGACAGATATTAATCTCTTGTTGAGTGATGCTTTTCAGAAAATCAGCAGAAAATATCCCCAATATAGTAAGGGATTATTAATGGTTTTTGATAATTTGGATCGAGTTCCGCCCCATGTCGGCAATCATTTATTTTTTGACTATGCGGCTCAACTCCAAGAATTAAACTGCACAATTATTTATACTGCGCCAATTTCTGTAGTTTATTCTGAAAAAAACCTCAGTAATGCTTTTGATAGTCCTAACATTGTGTCAATGGTGAATATTTATGAATTTAGTCGTAATAACTGTGATTTGAAATGCAATCAAGCAGGTTTAGCAGCAATAGCTAGTTTGATAGAACATCGAGTTGATGTTGATGCAGTCTTTGAAGATCGTCAATTATTGTTAGATTTAGCTAAAGCAAGTGGAGGTCATGTGCGACAATTAATGCAGATGACAGCTAGTTCTTGTCTAACTGCCGCAACCAGTGGGAATAATAAAGTCACAGCAGACGATGTTATTTATGCTATTAAGCAAGAACAATTTAACTTTGAACGGATTATTCCTACCGATCATTATCCAGAATTAGCCCAGGTCTGTCTAGAGAAGGATGTGAGAAAAGATGAGTTAGGCAGAACAATGATGTTTAATCTCTCAGTTTTTGAGTATAACGGTAGTAGTAGATGGAATTATATTAATCCAGTGGTAAAGGAAAGTGATGCCTTCCAAAAAGCTCTCTACACTGCCCAAGCAGCAGGAAGTAACACATAA
- the clpS gene encoding ATP-dependent Clp protease adapter ClpS, translating to MNTLISLTTAMATSPTVTPDKVSEVVRKTYPNYKVIVLNDDFNTFEHVTKCLIKYIPGISADHAWELTNQIHFEGQAVVWVGPQEQAELYHQQLRRAGLTMAPLEAA from the coding sequence ATGAATACATTAATTTCATTAACTACTGCTATGGCTACTTCACCAACTGTAACCCCTGACAAGGTTAGCGAAGTTGTCCGCAAAACTTATCCTAACTATAAAGTGATTGTGTTGAATGATGACTTCAACACCTTTGAACACGTTACTAAGTGTTTAATTAAGTATATCCCTGGGATAAGTGCCGATCACGCCTGGGAACTTACCAACCAAATTCATTTTGAAGGTCAAGCTGTTGTTTGGGTTGGTCCTCAAGAACAAGCTGAACTTTACCATCAGCAACTTAGACGCGCAGGTTTGACAATGGCACCCCTAGAGGCAGCTTAA
- a CDS encoding DUF2103 domain-containing protein, translated as MNKPNSGRLVWNHSTHIPGLIPILDRLTSYTGIQTITPAVIGRAKGHSPRLQLKISVPILGGFKIIARAGKTFQEVFILTNLSQGELEEAIAIAMKLKLK; from the coding sequence ATGAATAAACCTAACAGTGGCAGGTTGGTGTGGAACCATTCGACACATATTCCTGGGTTGATTCCCATTTTAGATCGGCTCACCAGTTATACAGGCATTCAAACAATTACACCCGCAGTAATCGGACGGGCTAAAGGTCATTCCCCCCGTTTGCAACTAAAAATATCCGTACCAATTCTGGGAGGATTTAAAATTATTGCTAGGGCAGGTAAAACCTTTCAGGAAGTGTTTATCCTCACCAACCTTAGCCAAGGTGAATTAGAGGAAGCGATCGCAATAGCTATGAAACTGAAACTCAAGTAA
- a CDS encoding molybdenum cofactor biosynthesis protein MoaE, giving the protein MTTVPNFLNTPTSSVKDLAITFAPLSLEEVYALADDQANGAVVVMSGMVRNQTDGKPVVCLEYQAYEPMVINIFKQIATEIRSKWSNINRVVIHHRTGKLKIGEISVLIAVGSPHRAEAFEACRYAIDTLKHNAPIWKKEWYNELDGKLSSSWVSIAACETQESC; this is encoded by the coding sequence ATGACTACAGTACCCAATTTTCTCAACACTCCTACCTCAAGTGTAAAAGATCTGGCAATTACTTTTGCTCCCTTATCGCTTGAAGAGGTTTATGCTTTAGCTGATGATCAAGCTAATGGCGCAGTAGTAGTTATGAGTGGGATGGTACGCAATCAAACTGATGGAAAACCAGTAGTTTGCTTGGAGTATCAAGCTTATGAACCAATGGTAATCAATATTTTCAAGCAAATAGCTACTGAAATTCGCTCTAAATGGTCAAATATTAATCGGGTAGTAATTCATCATCGCACAGGCAAATTAAAAATTGGTGAAATCAGTGTGTTGATAGCTGTCGGTAGTCCTCACCGTGCAGAAGCTTTTGAAGCTTGTCGTTACGCGATTGATACACTCAAGCATAATGCTCCCATTTGGAAAAAGGAGTGGTATAACGAGCTAGACGGTAAACTATCTAGTAGCTGGGTGAGTATTGCTGCTTGTGAAACTCAAGAATCTTGTTGA
- a CDS encoding PAS domain-containing sensor histidine kinase, with protein MHDRKLAEAERDRFFSLSLDNLAIANFDGYFTRLNPAWEETTGYTTEELLTQPYLNFVHPEDINVTNAESEKLANGNLTQYFENRYRCKDGSLKWLAWKSVAVVEAGLVYAIARDVTPKKLAEQERQQLLQREQTARAEAEATRNRINNILESITDAFFAVDEQWKFTYLNHQAEVLLQRKREELIDESIWDEFPHAVGSMFERNYRKVVSERVSVTFEEFYSPLNSWFEVYAYPSKDGMSVYFKNITERKLAQAELQLQNRRAQLFSEISLKIRQSLQLEEILESTVTEIKRILQADRVLVYRILADGTGSAIAESVNPQWSSILEKTFPSEVFPEEYRELYSKGRIRAISDVTNGELAPCLTDFVQNFNVKAKLVVPIILNEQLWGLLIAHQCENTRQWSSFETELLEQLANQISIALAQSQLLEQETRQRLELMRSNEELQQFAYIASHDLQEPLRKIQAFGDRLKLKHSNVLNEQGIDYLERMQSAAQRMQVLINDLLSLSRVTTKSQRFVTVDLNQVVQEVLSDLEIRIQQTKGRVEVDNLPTIDADPLQMRQLIQNLISNALKFHPEEEAPVIKIYSKSINNHIQPPSNFSPVSDNYEIVVEDNGIGFDEKYLDRIFNVFQRLHSRSEYEGTGMGLAICRKIVEQHNGSITAKSQLGHGAKFIVTLPSIANKGEKNIEGAATSHHINGG; from the coding sequence ATTCACGATCGCAAACTTGCAGAAGCAGAGCGCGATCGCTTCTTTAGTTTATCACTAGATAATTTAGCTATTGCTAATTTTGATGGCTATTTCACCCGCTTAAACCCAGCTTGGGAAGAAACTACTGGTTACACAACAGAGGAATTATTAACACAACCATACTTAAATTTTGTTCATCCTGAAGATATAAACGTTACGAATGCTGAATCAGAAAAGTTGGCTAATGGCAACCTGACTCAATACTTTGAAAATCGTTACCGTTGTAAAGATGGCTCTTTGAAGTGGTTAGCCTGGAAATCAGTTGCAGTAGTTGAGGCAGGTTTAGTATATGCGATCGCTCGTGATGTCACTCCTAAAAAATTAGCAGAACAAGAACGTCAGCAATTATTACAACGAGAACAAACCGCCCGTGCAGAAGCAGAAGCAACACGCAACCGCATCAACAATATTTTGGAAAGTATTACTGATGCCTTTTTTGCTGTAGATGAACAGTGGAAATTTACTTACCTCAACCATCAAGCAGAGGTATTGTTACAGAGAAAGCGAGAAGAATTGATTGATGAAAGTATCTGGGATGAGTTTCCACACGCAGTCGGTTCTATGTTTGAGCGCAACTATCGTAAAGTTGTATCAGAACGAGTCAGCGTTACCTTTGAAGAATTTTATTCACCCCTAAATAGTTGGTTTGAAGTTTACGCTTATCCATCAAAAGATGGAATGTCTGTTTACTTTAAGAATATTACCGAGCGAAAACTTGCACAAGCTGAGTTACAACTGCAAAATCGACGGGCGCAATTATTTTCCGAAATCAGCTTAAAAATTCGTCAATCTTTACAATTAGAAGAAATTCTGGAAAGCACCGTTACAGAAATAAAAAGGATTCTGCAAGCTGACCGTGTTTTAGTTTATAGAATTTTGGCAGATGGTACTGGTAGTGCGATCGCTGAATCTGTTAACCCTCAATGGTCGTCAATCTTAGAAAAAACCTTCCCCTCAGAAGTCTTTCCTGAAGAATACCGAGAACTCTATAGCAAAGGAAGAATTCGTGCCATCTCCGATGTCACAAACGGTGAATTAGCACCATGTTTAACTGATTTTGTGCAAAATTTTAATGTGAAAGCTAAATTAGTAGTACCCATTATCTTAAATGAACAGCTTTGGGGATTACTAATTGCTCATCAATGTGAAAATACGCGCCAATGGTCTAGTTTTGAAACTGAACTTTTAGAACAACTAGCCAACCAAATTAGCATAGCTTTAGCACAATCCCAACTTTTAGAGCAAGAAACCCGCCAGCGTTTAGAACTTATGCGTTCTAATGAAGAACTCCAACAATTTGCTTACATCGCTTCCCACGACTTACAAGAACCCCTGCGGAAAATTCAAGCATTTGGCGATCGCCTCAAACTTAAACACAGTAATGTCCTTAATGAGCAAGGCATTGACTATCTAGAAAGAATGCAGAGTGCTGCACAACGAATGCAAGTACTAATTAATGATTTACTAAGCCTCTCACGAGTTACTACCAAATCGCAACGCTTTGTTACAGTTGATTTAAATCAAGTAGTACAAGAAGTATTATCGGATCTGGAAATACGCATCCAACAAACAAAAGGGCGCGTTGAAGTAGATAATTTACCAACAATTGATGCTGATCCCTTACAAATGCGTCAATTAATTCAAAATTTGATTAGCAACGCCTTAAAATTTCACCCAGAGGAGGAAGCGCCAGTTATCAAAATTTACAGCAAAAGTATCAATAATCACATACAACCGCCATCTAATTTCTCTCCAGTAAGTGATAATTACGAAATAGTAGTAGAAGACAATGGCATTGGCTTCGATGAAAAGTATCTTGACCGCATCTTCAATGTTTTCCAACGCCTGCATAGTCGCAGCGAATACGAAGGAACAGGAATGGGTTTAGCTATTTGCCGTAAAATCGTTGAGCAGCATAATGGTAGTATCACTGCTAAAAGTCAGCTTGGGCATGGAGCAAAATTTATTGTGACATTGCCAAGTATTGCAAATAAAGGAGAAAAAAATATTGAAGGGGCGGCAACCAGTCACCATATTAATGGCGGATGA
- a CDS encoding response regulator encodes MKGRQPVTILMADDDEDDCLLAKDALAESRLSNDIYFVNDGEELMDYLYQRGDYADTNKSPRPGLILLDLNMPKKDGREALTEIKNHPHLRQIPVVILTTSQAEHDIFRSYDLGANSFITKPVTFTGLVNVMKSLGQYWFEIVQLPSAGIEDGNKQRSS; translated from the coding sequence TTGAAGGGGCGGCAACCAGTCACCATATTAATGGCGGATGACGATGAGGACGACTGCTTGTTGGCAAAAGATGCCCTAGCAGAAAGCCGATTATCTAACGATATCTACTTTGTCAATGATGGCGAGGAGTTAATGGATTATTTGTATCAACGTGGCGATTATGCCGATACTAATAAATCTCCACGTCCAGGGCTAATTCTGCTCGATTTGAATATGCCTAAAAAAGATGGTAGAGAAGCCCTAACAGAAATCAAAAACCACCCACATCTTAGACAAATTCCCGTAGTAATTTTAACTACATCCCAGGCTGAACATGATATTTTTCGTAGCTACGACTTGGGGGCTAACTCTTTCATTACAAAACCTGTAACATTCACAGGGTTAGTCAATGTAATGAAATCATTAGGACAATATTGGTTTGAAATTGTGCAACTGCCTTCAGCAGGAATAGAAGATGGTAATAAACAAAGATCGAGCTAG
- a CDS encoding hybrid sensor histidine kinase/response regulator, whose amino-acid sequence MVINKDRARVLLVDDDEDDYILTAEWLSEIQRAKFTLEWVATYDAALEIIAKKEHDVYLLDYRLGEYNGLELLQEAIALGCQAPIILLTGQGDHEIDLIAMKAGAADYLDKSKLGAQLLERSIRYAIERKQSEHKIREQAALLDIATDAIFVQDLENRILFWNKGAEHLYGFSVTEALNQNVNQLLYKQAEEALLEIEQQLTANGEWQGELNQFTKDGKKIIVQSRWTLVEDQQQKPKSILVVNTDITEKKQLELQFLRTQRMESLGTLAGGIAHDLNNVLAPILMAVQLLQLKLLDHQSQEWLEILENNVKRGANLVKQVLSFARGYEGDRATLQIRHIIAEIKQIAKETFPKSIEIYTDISSELWTVSGDATQLHQILLNLCVNARDAMPDGGKLSITAENIYIDESYARINIDAKVGYYVVITVSDVGTGINSEIIDKIFDPFFTTKELGKGTGLGLSTAIGIIKSHGGFIKVYSEIGKGTQFKVFLPAVEVSETQVEQHQQNDLRSGQGELILVVDDEEAICQVTKLSLEVGGYQVITAKDGVEAITLYAQHKEEIRLVLADMMMPSMDGSLTIRTLQKINPHVRIIAVSGLESNAKIAEMAGSSVKSFLLKPYSGQELLKTVHDVMAIAQ is encoded by the coding sequence ATGGTAATAAACAAAGATCGAGCTAGAGTACTTCTAGTTGATGATGATGAAGATGATTATATTTTGACTGCCGAGTGGCTTTCAGAAATTCAGAGAGCAAAATTCACCCTAGAATGGGTAGCAACTTATGATGCTGCTTTGGAAATAATTGCCAAAAAGGAACACGATGTTTATTTATTAGATTACCGTTTGGGTGAGTATAACGGTTTAGAACTGTTGCAAGAAGCGATCGCACTTGGTTGTCAAGCACCAATTATATTATTAACTGGGCAGGGCGATCACGAAATAGACTTGATTGCAATGAAAGCTGGCGCGGCTGATTATTTAGATAAAAGTAAGCTAGGCGCACAACTACTAGAACGTTCTATCCGCTACGCTATTGAACGTAAACAGTCAGAACATAAAATTCGTGAACAAGCAGCTTTACTAGATATTGCTACCGACGCAATCTTTGTGCAAGATTTAGAAAACCGTATCCTTTTTTGGAACAAAGGTGCGGAGCATTTATATGGATTTTCAGTTACAGAAGCATTAAATCAAAATGTTAATCAGTTGCTATATAAACAAGCTGAGGAAGCACTTTTAGAAATAGAGCAGCAACTAACAGCAAATGGTGAATGGCAAGGTGAGCTAAATCAATTCACCAAAGATGGTAAAAAAATTATTGTTCAAAGTCGTTGGACACTTGTAGAAGATCAACAACAAAAGCCCAAGTCTATTCTTGTTGTTAACACTGACATTACAGAGAAAAAACAACTAGAATTGCAGTTTCTTCGCACCCAGCGCATGGAAAGTTTGGGTACGCTTGCAGGTGGTATTGCTCATGATTTAAATAATGTTTTAGCACCAATTTTGATGGCGGTGCAATTATTACAATTAAAACTTTTAGATCATCAGAGTCAAGAGTGGCTGGAAATATTAGAAAATAATGTTAAACGTGGGGCAAATTTAGTCAAGCAAGTGCTATCTTTTGCTAGAGGTTACGAAGGCGATCGCGCTACTCTCCAAATTAGACATATAATTGCTGAAATTAAGCAAATAGCCAAAGAAACCTTTCCCAAATCTATCGAAATTTATACAGATATAAGTTCAGAACTTTGGACTGTATCGGGTGACGCGACACAATTACATCAAATTTTACTTAATCTTTGCGTCAATGCTCGTGACGCGATGCCCGACGGTGGCAAACTGAGTATTACTGCGGAAAATATTTATATTGATGAAAGTTATGCTCGGATCAATATTGATGCCAAAGTTGGCTATTATGTGGTAATTACTGTATCAGATGTTGGCACAGGAATTAATAGTGAAATAATAGATAAAATTTTTGACCCATTTTTTACTACAAAAGAATTAGGTAAAGGTACAGGGCTTGGTCTTTCTACAGCTATTGGAATCATCAAAAGTCACGGTGGTTTTATTAAAGTTTATAGCGAAATTGGCAAAGGTACACAATTCAAAGTTTTCTTACCCGCAGTTGAAGTATCTGAGACACAGGTAGAACAACATCAACAAAATGATCTTCGTTCTGGTCAAGGAGAATTAATTTTAGTTGTTGACGATGAAGAAGCAATTTGTCAAGTTACTAAATTGTCCTTAGAAGTAGGTGGTTATCAAGTTATAACGGCTAAAGATGGAGTTGAAGCAATCACATTATACGCACAACATAAAGAAGAAATTCGTTTAGTATTAGCTGATATGATGATGCCTTCTATGGATGGTTCATTAACGATTCGTACATTACAAAAAATTAATCCTCATGTCAGAATAATTGCTGTTAGTGGGCTAGAATCCAACGCTAAAATTGCTGAAATGGCGGGTTCGAGCGTAAAAAGCTTTTTGTTGAAACCTTACTCAGGTCAGGAATTATTAAAAACGGTGCATGATGTGATGGCGATCGCACAGTAA
- a CDS encoding Uma2 family endonuclease gives MISEPQYPQKMTAEEYLEWEAKQEFRHEYVDGEILAITGGSIPHNDIALNFYTALRPHLRKRGCRVNVSDVKVQANKNSRYFYPDLVVSCEPEDLKSREFIQHPKVIIEVLSPSTASYDRNKKLKYYRQIPSLQEYVLVDSEEIAVEVYERGEGKMWLYYPYTEGDAIALKSIDFECPIELLYEGVSWA, from the coding sequence ATGATTTCCGAGCCTCAATACCCTCAAAAAATGACGGCTGAAGAATATCTAGAATGGGAAGCCAAGCAGGAATTTCGCCATGAATATGTTGATGGCGAGATTTTAGCGATAACAGGGGGTAGTATTCCTCATAATGATATTGCCCTTAACTTCTATACAGCACTAAGACCCCATCTAAGAAAGAGAGGCTGTCGAGTTAATGTATCAGATGTAAAAGTTCAGGCTAATAAAAACAGTCGTTATTTCTATCCAGATTTAGTGGTTAGTTGCGAACCCGAAGATTTGAAATCTCGCGAATTTATTCAACATCCTAAAGTTATTATTGAAGTGCTTTCTCCTAGTACAGCTTCCTACGACCGCAATAAAAAGCTCAAATACTATCGCCAAATTCCCAGTTTGCAAGAGTATGTTTTAGTAGATTCAGAAGAAATAGCTGTTGAGGTTTATGAGCGAGGGGAAGGTAAAATGTGGCTTTACTATCCCTACACCGAGGGGGATGCGATCGCATTAAAAAGCATTGATTTTGAGTGTCCCATTGAACTTTTGTATGAAGGTGTTAGCTGGGCATGA
- a CDS encoding aspartate carbamoyltransferase catalytic subunit, producing the protein MTTSTWTRHHILSLADFVPEEYNTVLQTAASFREVLSRRVKKVPTLQGQVVANLFFESSTRTRSSFELAAKRLSADTINFAPSTSSLTKGETILDTAKTYLAMGADMMVIRHKEAGVPQAIAQEMDRLGVRVGILNAGDGQHEHPSQGLLDLFTICSVLNATNPNLELLADKKIAIVGDILHSRVARSNIWSLTASGAEVHLAAPPTLVPQLFTHFGTNRPGKLFLHWEIEPALQDADFVMTLRLQKERMTQHLLPSLREYHQRYGITRDRLKLCKPGVKILHPGPANRGVEISSDLMDDPELSLIPQQVTNGVAVRMALLYLMGSGKA; encoded by the coding sequence ATGACTACTAGCACCTGGACACGCCACCACATTCTTTCACTAGCTGATTTTGTCCCAGAGGAGTACAACACAGTGTTGCAGACTGCGGCTAGTTTTCGGGAAGTATTATCGCGGCGGGTGAAGAAGGTGCCGACGTTGCAGGGACAGGTGGTTGCTAATTTGTTTTTTGAATCATCTACTCGCACTCGTAGCAGTTTTGAATTGGCTGCTAAACGCCTTTCGGCTGACACGATTAATTTTGCGCCCAGTACATCTTCCTTAACTAAGGGAGAAACAATTTTGGATACAGCCAAGACTTATCTGGCTATGGGTGCAGATATGATGGTAATTCGGCATAAGGAAGCGGGTGTACCACAGGCGATCGCACAGGAAATGGATCGCTTAGGTGTGCGCGTGGGAATTTTAAATGCTGGTGATGGTCAACATGAACATCCTTCTCAAGGATTATTAGATTTATTTACCATCTGTTCTGTATTAAATGCGACAAACCCTAATTTAGAACTGCTTGCAGATAAAAAAATTGCTATTGTTGGAGATATTTTACATTCGCGGGTTGCCAGATCGAATATTTGGAGTTTAACAGCGAGTGGCGCTGAGGTACATTTAGCTGCGCCACCAACTTTAGTACCACAATTATTTACTCACTTTGGTACAAATCGACCTGGAAAGCTATTTTTACATTGGGAAATTGAACCTGCTTTGCAAGATGCTGATTTTGTGATGACGTTGCGGTTACAAAAAGAACGAATGACCCAGCATTTGTTACCAAGTTTGCGAGAATATCATCAGCGATATGGAATTACGCGCGATCGCCTAAAGTTATGCAAACCTGGTGTTAAAATTTTACACCCTGGACCAGCTAACAGGGGAGTTGAAATTAGTTCTGATTTAATGGATGACCCAGAGTTAAGTTTAATTCCTCAGCAGGTGACTAATGGAGTTGCTGTGCGGATGGCACTGCTTTATTTGATGGGTAGTGGTAAAGCTTGA
- a CDS encoding HPP family protein, whose product MKKTLPKKRTIYTILPKSSYQKVKLKWESYWFKIAGKWRSCPLACPIDRPHHKHIFWSWLGSFIAIGVTAYLSAKTNSPLIMAPFGASSVLIFGVPDSPLAQPRNFVGGNLLAALVSLIILYIFGSEPWTMGLAVATVIGLMQFTGTVHPPSGAVALVVMMTKPSWDFLLTPALEGSVIILLCAVVFNNLSEERSYPKHWF is encoded by the coding sequence ATGAAAAAAACTTTACCCAAGAAAAGAACTATTTACACCATTTTACCCAAATCTAGTTACCAAAAAGTTAAGTTAAAATGGGAAAGTTACTGGTTCAAAATCGCCGGAAAGTGGCGTTCCTGCCCTCTAGCCTGCCCTATAGATAGACCTCATCACAAACATATCTTTTGGAGTTGGCTAGGTAGTTTTATAGCAATTGGTGTTACAGCATACCTATCTGCAAAAACAAATTCTCCTCTCATCATGGCTCCGTTTGGTGCTAGTAGCGTACTAATATTTGGCGTACCTGATAGCCCTTTAGCACAACCACGTAATTTTGTTGGTGGCAACTTGCTAGCAGCTTTAGTTAGCTTAATTATTTTATATATCTTCGGTTCAGAACCTTGGACAATGGGATTAGCAGTAGCTACCGTAATTGGCTTGATGCAGTTTACCGGAACTGTGCATCCTCCTTCAGGCGCAGTTGCTTTAGTAGTTATGATGACTAAACCTTCTTGGGACTTTTTATTAACTCCAGCCTTGGAAGGTTCTGTGATTATATTATTATGCGCGGTAGTTTTTAATAATTTGTCGGAAGAAAGGTCTTATCCCAAACACTGGTTTTAG
- the mgtE gene encoding magnesium transporter, with protein MLTQENLTSLSDIADLNQLKFELNHLPAVDVGDYIGELPAERRAIAFRLLNKGQAIDVFEYLPPEVQEELIGSLHDTHIRQIVEAMRPDDRAALFDELPAGVVKRLLQQLSSEERQATATILGYLDGTAGRVMTTEYVRLREGLTVGEALSKIRLSDRDKETIYYAYVTDDNRKLLAVVSLRQLLFTLPDALIGDIASDRVLRARTEMPQEEVAQLMKRYDLIALPVVDREDRLVGIITIDDVVDILEEEATEDIQKLAGVSGGDEAALSEPQVTIRKRLPWLLGNIVLYVGAASAIAPFQKTIALVPVLAVIMPILSNASGNVAIQALSVTVRGLGVGEVTPDDTLQILRKEILAGLATALGLGLSLGILSLIWSTPNERWVAIVASMVMSINVLVAATLGTLIPMGLKRLNLDPALISGPLLTTVLDAVGFFTFLSMISLALNVFHFKS; from the coding sequence ATGCTTACACAGGAAAATCTGACTTCACTGTCGGACATTGCGGATTTAAACCAGCTAAAGTTTGAACTTAATCACTTGCCAGCCGTTGATGTGGGGGATTATATTGGAGAATTACCCGCAGAACGTCGGGCGATCGCATTTCGATTGCTCAATAAAGGTCAGGCAATTGATGTATTTGAATATTTACCTCCCGAAGTGCAAGAAGAACTAATTGGTTCGTTGCACGATACTCATATACGTCAGATTGTGGAAGCGATGCGACCTGATGATCGCGCAGCATTATTTGATGAGTTACCTGCTGGTGTTGTCAAGCGACTATTACAGCAACTTAGCTCAGAAGAACGACAAGCAACTGCTACGATTTTAGGTTATTTAGATGGCACTGCTGGTCGGGTAATGACGACGGAGTATGTGCGGTTGCGTGAGGGACTAACTGTTGGTGAAGCTTTAAGTAAGATTCGGTTAAGCGATCGCGATAAGGAAACAATTTATTATGCCTACGTTACGGATGACAACCGCAAATTATTGGCGGTTGTATCTTTGCGACAGTTGTTGTTCACGCTACCTGATGCTTTAATTGGCGATATTGCTAGCGATCGCGTTTTGAGGGCGCGTACTGAAATGCCCCAGGAAGAAGTCGCGCAACTAATGAAGCGTTATGACTTAATCGCACTACCTGTAGTTGATCGGGAAGATCGACTGGTGGGAATTATCACAATTGATGACGTTGTAGATATTTTAGAAGAAGAAGCTACTGAAGATATCCAAAAACTGGCGGGTGTGAGTGGTGGTGACGAAGCTGCACTATCTGAACCCCAAGTAACAATTCGCAAGCGGTTGCCTTGGTTGTTAGGTAATATTGTGTTGTATGTTGGAGCAGCGAGTGCGATCGCGCCTTTTCAAAAAACAATTGCTTTAGTACCAGTTTTAGCCGTAATTATGCCAATTTTGTCTAATGCTAGTGGCAATGTGGCAATTCAAGCACTATCGGTAACTGTACGCGGGTTAGGTGTCGGTGAGGTGACACCTGATGATACTTTGCAAATTCTGCGTAAGGAAATTTTGGCTGGTTTAGCTACGGCTTTAGGATTAGGGCTATCTCTGGGTATTTTATCCCTGATTTGGTCTACTCCAAATGAGCGATGGGTAGCAATAGTAGCATCAATGGTGATGTCGATTAATGTATTAGTGGCTGCTACACTCGGAACTTTAATTCCAATGGGTTTGAAGCGATTAAATCTTGATCCAGCTTTAATTAGTGGACCATTACTAACTACTGTATTGGATGCAGTAGGTTTCTTTACTTTTCTTTCGATGATTTCTTTAGCTTTGAATGTTTTTCATTTTAAAAGCTGA